The Chelonoidis abingdonii isolate Lonesome George chromosome 9, CheloAbing_2.0, whole genome shotgun sequence genome has a segment encoding these proteins:
- the LOC116836302 gene encoding zona pellucida sperm-binding protein 3-like, with amino-acid sequence MFGQVPRGGSNIPAGPGGMGDAVCPFLHPPLWNFLSPLPRGRLLVLQFSMSRLDLMSLHQKGCSWGIISPLLGTRVWMTPDSLVFSTSLNYNPTPASNPVILRTNPAVIPIECHYPRKDNESSKAIKPTWVPFSTTLSAEERLGFSLRLMNGDW; translated from the exons ATGTTTGGGCAGGTTCCTAGGGGAGGGTCAAATATTCCAGCTGgtcctggggggatgggggatgcGGTGTGTCCCTTCCTTCACCCACCCCTTTGGaacttcctctctcccctgcccagagGGAGGCTCCTGGTGCTTCAGTTCAGCATGAGCAGGCTGGATCTGATGTCCCTCCACCAAAAAGGCTGTAGCTGGGGGATCATCTCCCCTCTCCTTGGAACCAGAGTGTGG ATGACCCCCGACTCCCTGGTTTTCAGCACAAGCCTGAACTATaaccccacccctgccagcaACCCAGTGATCCTGAGAACCAATCCAGCTGTGATTCCTATTGAGTGTCACTATCCCAG GAAGGACAATGAGAGCAGTAAAGCCATCAAGCCAACCTGGGTTCCCTTCAGCACCACCCTGTCTGCAGAGGAGAGGCTGGGTTTCTCCCTGCGCCTGATGAATG GTGACTGGTGA